From Apium graveolens cultivar Ventura chromosome 9, ASM990537v1, whole genome shotgun sequence, the proteins below share one genomic window:
- the LOC141686477 gene encoding uncharacterized protein LOC141686477: MLSYIYKNVLKNCAYLSLNSRHLCILKQASFTEIVRADVIDKCYKPFLSIFVSYGFTETQVCSLFSKSPALLYYAKHKKIEPRLDFFTKNGFSSSDLYHILALDPGILGRDMTNFIIPSYEFLRSVLKDDASVVYAVRKWTWLLKQDLGKKLRPNVELLRNYGVPDDRIAGILRFRARTMTQARFGMVVKEVREMGFEPAKNHFITACVVKCQLSKTMWERKWNCFKKWGWSDDEILSAFLKQPKIMEVSENKVERVMEFLVNKMRWEMSKIFSCSTIVKHSLENRTVPRCLIIQFLLSKGLVKKDFSLSSVVVSTETRFVEKYVDKYCAEFPELLELYASLRKQEKVT, from the coding sequence ATGCTTAGTTATATTTACAAAAATGTGCTCAAGAACTGTGCTTATTTATCTTTAAATTCACGCCATTTGTGTATCTTGAAGCAAGCCTCTTTTACAGAGATTGTAAGAGCTGATGTGATTGATAAATGTTATAAACCTTTCTTATCTATTTTTGTGAGTTATGGGTTTACTGAAACTCAAGTTTGTAGTCTTTTTAGCAAAAGTCCAGCACTTTTGTATTATGCTAAACATAAGAAAATTGAGCCTAGATTGGACTTCTTTACGAAAAATGGGTTTTCGTCGTCTGATCTCTATCATATACTTGCATTAGACCCGGGGATTCTGGGACGCGATATGACAAATTTTATAATACCGTCTTATGAGTTTTTGAGAAGTGTTCTCAAAGATGATGCTAGTGTGGTTTATGCAGTTAGGAAGTGGACTTGGCTACTCAAGCAGGATTTAGGAAAAAAATTAAGGCCGAATGTTGAATTGTTGCGAAATTATGGAGTGCCAGATGATAGGATTGCAGGAATATTGAGGTTCCGGGCGAGGACAATGACGCAGGCTCGGTTTGGAATGGTTGTTAAAGAGGTTAGGGAAATGGGATTTGAGCCTGCAAAGAATCATTTCATAACTGCCTGTGTAGTAAAGTGTCAGTTGAGCAAAACAATGTGGGAGCGGAAATGGAATTGTTTTAAGAAATGGGGTTGGTCAGATGATGAAATTCTTTCTGCTTTTTTGAAGCAACCTAAAATTATGGAAGTTTCGGAGAACAAGGTAGAACGGGTGATGGAATTCTTGGTTAACAAAATGAGATGGGAGATGTCAAAGATTTTTTCTTGTTCTACTATTGTTAAGCATAGCTTGGAGAATCGGACTGTGCCACGATGTTTGATTATTCAGTTTCTGTTGTCAAAAGGGCTGGTAAAAAAGGACTTCAGCTTAAGTAGTGTTGTAGTATCGACTGAGACTCGATTTGTAGAAAAGTATGTGGATAAATACTGTGCAGAATTTCCTGAATTGCTAGAACTGTATGCAAGTTTACGGAAGCAAGAAAAGGTCACCTAA